A stretch of Acetobacteroides hydrogenigenes DNA encodes these proteins:
- a CDS encoding DUF1573 domain-containing protein codes for MKGFIAAIVLVLCTLAPVAYAQAPQVPTIEFKTIEHNFEKQEYKANTTYSFEFKNTSKVPLILTSVSASCGCTTPEWPREPILPGKTGKIKVTYNSQIIGAFTKLIYVYSNASTNMVTLTIKGEILPPK; via the coding sequence ATGAAAGGTTTTATAGCAGCTATAGTGCTAGTTTTATGCACTCTTGCTCCTGTTGCATACGCTCAAGCACCACAGGTTCCCACCATCGAGTTTAAAACGATTGAGCACAACTTCGAGAAGCAAGAGTATAAAGCAAATACAACCTACTCGTTTGAGTTTAAGAACACCAGCAAGGTTCCCCTAATACTCACGAGCGTTTCGGCATCTTGCGGATGCACAACTCCAGAATGGCCTAGAGAACCAATCCTTCCAGGAAAGACAGGAAAGATTAAGGTTACCTATAATTCTCAGATTATTGGAGCATTTACAAAGTTAATCTACGTATACTCCAACGCATCTACCAATATGGTAACGCTAACAATAAAAGGCGAAATTTTACCCCCTAAGTAG
- a CDS encoding pyridoxal phosphate-dependent aminotransferase produces MPNLSEKARVMPSSPIRKLVPFADAAKKRGVKVYHLNIGQPDIPTPQVALDAIKNLSETVIEYTHSAGNESYRKGLAEYYQNLGIDISSSDMIITTGGSEAITIAFGACLNPGEEVIIPEPFYANYNSFAIQTGVEVKPITSSISNDFGLPPIAEFEKLITPKTKGIVICNPNNPTGYLYSEKELETLATIVKKYDLYLFADEVYREFCYDGHSHHSCLSLKGIEQNVVLFDSVSKRYSMCGARVGALISRNRDVITACLKFAQARLCPPALGQIASEAALKTSKEYFDGVYNEYIERRNFMVKALNEMEGVYCPTPKGAFYTVVKLPIDDSDKFAQWLLESFEHKGQTVMVAPATGFYATKGLGKNEVRIAYVLKKEDLKSAMECLAEALKVYPGKTL; encoded by the coding sequence ATGCCAAATTTATCAGAAAAAGCAAGGGTTATGCCTTCCTCTCCAATAAGGAAGCTTGTACCTTTTGCTGATGCTGCCAAAAAAAGGGGCGTTAAGGTTTACCACCTTAACATTGGTCAACCCGACATTCCTACCCCTCAAGTTGCTCTTGATGCAATAAAGAACCTAAGCGAAACGGTTATCGAGTACACCCACTCGGCCGGTAACGAGTCGTATCGTAAAGGCTTAGCAGAATACTACCAGAACCTAGGAATAGACATATCGTCAAGCGATATGATTATTACAACTGGGGGTTCGGAGGCCATTACAATTGCCTTTGGGGCTTGCCTCAACCCTGGCGAAGAAGTAATCATTCCTGAGCCATTCTACGCCAACTACAACTCGTTTGCCATACAAACAGGCGTAGAGGTTAAGCCTATTACATCGTCCATCAGCAATGATTTTGGGTTGCCTCCAATTGCGGAGTTTGAGAAGCTTATTACGCCCAAAACCAAAGGAATCGTTATCTGCAATCCGAACAACCCTACCGGCTACCTCTACTCGGAAAAAGAGCTAGAAACGCTTGCCACCATCGTAAAAAAGTACGACCTGTACCTTTTTGCTGATGAGGTATACCGAGAATTCTGCTACGATGGACATAGCCACCACTCTTGCCTAAGCCTGAAGGGTATCGAGCAGAATGTGGTGCTCTTCGATTCGGTTTCGAAACGCTACAGCATGTGCGGGGCACGTGTAGGAGCGCTAATTTCGCGCAACCGTGATGTTATCACAGCATGCCTCAAGTTTGCACAAGCTCGCCTATGTCCTCCTGCGCTGGGTCAAATAGCCTCGGAAGCAGCCCTAAAGACTTCAAAAGAGTACTTTGATGGGGTTTACAACGAGTATATTGAGCGCCGTAACTTTATGGTAAAGGCCCTAAACGAAATGGAGGGTGTTTACTGTCCTACGCCAAAGGGAGCTTTCTACACCGTTGTTAAGCTGCCAATCGACGATTCCGATAAGTTTGCCCAGTGGCTACTTGAATCGTTCGAGCACAAGGGACAGACCGTGATGGTAGCACCAGCAACCGGATTCTATGCCACCAAGGGACTAGGGAAAAACGAAGTACGTATCGCATACGTCCTTAAGAAAGAGGATCTGAAGAGCGCAATGGAGTGCCTTGCTGAAGCTCTTAAGGTATACCCTGGAAAAACATTGTAA